The stretch of DNA ACGAGCTTCAGCGGCATTATCAATACCGGTAATACGGAAGCTGTTACCCAAACGAGACTGAATGGTCGCAACGTTAATCACTTCTTCTTGTTTTTCAAGAATAGATCTACCGTTGGCATCTTTTTTACCGCTGTCTTTATACTCTACAAACACCGTGGCCATATTCTTGCCAATGCTGTCTTTAGTAAAGTTAGACATGATATTACCACCAGCGCTGTCCAGAGAAATGTTCACCTGTGGGCGACCATACTCATCGCTGCTGGAAGTAGAATCGGTAATATGATCGCCAGTCAGAACCACCTTTTTATATAACACCACTGGGGAGTTATCACGGCGGTACTTAACTTCAGATTTACTACGGTCGCGACCGCGTAATACTGAAGCGGCATCAATGCTGGTATTTACCAGACGGAACTCAAGCGTTGCTGTCGCACCTAAAATCTCTTTAGCACGAGCAGTATCCTGAATACCCGGTAATTCAACCACAATACGGTCAGCTCCCTGACGCTGAACCACTGGCTCAGCAACCCCTAACTGGTTTACCCGGTTACGCAGGATGTTAACGTTTTGCTGAACCGCATATTCACGCGCTTCGCTCAAACGTTCCGCAGTCATTTGGGTCGTAAAGCTGTTATTAGAGCCTGGAGTGATAATCAGATCGCGATGACGAGGCGTCAGAAAATCAATAGCCTTAGTACGCGTATCTGCATCAGGGAAACGAGCTTCAACGCCGAAGTTGCTACTTTTCACTATTTCAGAATAAGCAATGCCTTCAGTATGAAGTTCACTTTCAATAGAATCTTGCGTTTGCTCTTGCAGTTTGGACATCGCGGTATCCATATCCACTTCCATCAGGAAGTGCACACCACCGCGCAGGTCGAGGCCCAGTTTCATTGGCTCTGCACCAATTGTCTGTAGCCAGGCTGGCGTAGCTGGAGCAAGGTTTAATGCAATAACAAACTGATTTCCCAGCGACTCTGCCAGAATTTCCCGAGCCCGCAGTTGAACATCAGTATTATCAAACCGTACCAGTAAAGAGCCATTCTCTTCCAGAGCTGCCGATTTGATAACAATATTCTGTTGCTTCAGAGCATCTTCTACCTGACCCAACGTAGCAGTACTGGCGGTGCCACCGCGCACCCCAGTAATCTGAATCGCCGGATCCTCACCATAAATGTTAGGAAGTGCATAAAGCAAACCGATGCCGATCACGAAGACCAGCATCAGATACTTCCATAAAGGATAACGGTTTAACACAATAGTAGTTTCCCTTCGGGAAAATCAAAAAGTATAGCGCTCAAATTAGAGCGCTTTCATTGTGCCTTTAGGCAATACAGCCGCAACGAAGTCACGTTTGATGGTTACTTCAGTTGTATCATTCAGAGCAATAACGATGTAGCCAGTATCAGAAACTTTAGATACGCGACCTACTAATCCACCGGTGGTTAAAACTTCATCACCTTTAGTAATGGAACTCATCAGGTTCTTATGATCTTTAGCACGCTTCTGCTGTGGGCGCAGGATCATAAAATAGAAGATCAAACCGAAAACTACCAGCATGATAACTAAAGAATATGGGCTGCCTTGAGCTGGTGCACCGGCTGCTGCCACTGCGTCAGAAATAAAAAGACTCATTAATGAGATTCCTCTGTTGTTATGTTGATGAATATATGAATTATTTAGCTAATGGCGGAACAGCTTTACCAATCCGCTCATAAAAATCAGTCACAAAGCGCTCTAATGTACCTTGCTCAATGGCCTCACGCAAACCCGCCATTAAACGCTGGTAGTATCTCAGGTTATGAATGGTATTTAACCGTGCACCTAATATTTCATTACAGCGATCAAGATGATGCAGATACGCCCGACTGTAATGGCGACAGGTATAACAGTCACAGTGCTCATCAAGCGTAGATGTATCATCTTTATGTTTTGCATTACGGATTTTAACCACTCCATCCGTAACAAACAAATGTCCATTACGCGCATTGCGCGTTGGCATCACACAATCAAACATATCGATGCCCCGGCGAACTCCCTCCACCAGATCTTCCGGTTTACCAACCCCCATCAAATAGCGAGGTTTATCTTCCGGAATTTGAGGACAAACATGCTCTAAAATCCGATGCATATCCTCTTTGGGCTCACCTACGGCCAAACCGCCGACAGCGTAACCGTCAAACCCAATCTCTACCAGCCCTTTTACAGAAACGTCACGTAAATCTTCGTAAACACTGCCCTGAATGATGCCAAACAGCGCATTTTTATTATTCAGTTCATCAAAGCGTTGACGGCTACGTTTCGCCCAGCGTAGGGACATCTCCATTGAACGTTTAGCATAATCCCAGTCAGCCGGGTATGGTGTACACTCATCAAAGATCATGACGATATCAGATCCGAGATCGTATTGAATTTCCATCGATTTTTCCGGGCTGAGGAATATCGAATCACTATTTATCGGATTGCGAAAATGCACCCCTTCCTCGGTGATTTTACGGATATCTCCCAGGCTAAACACCTGAAAACCACCGGAATCAGTCAGAATAGGACCGTGCCACTGCATAAAGTCGTGCAGATCGCCATGCTTGCGCATGATCTCCTGACCAGGGCGTAACCATAAATGAAAGGTATTGCCCAGAATGATTTGAGCACCAGTGTCTTTCACCTCTTCTGGTGTCATGCCCTTCACCGTACCGTAGGTACCTACTGGCATAAACGCCGGTGTCTCCACCGTGCCACGTTCAAAAACTAAACGACCACGTCTGGCGCGACCATCTTTTGTTTGTAATTCAAACTTCACGTAAAACCTCCGCCACCAGATAAACAGTCTGGAGCTTGTTTTTGTTAATTACGATTTCCCACCAGGGATTTCATTAATCGCTTCCGGATTACGGGTGATGAACATGGCATCCCCATAGCTAAAGAAACGGTATTGCTTCTCGACCGCCTGCTGATATGCCCGCATGGTATTGCTATAACCGGCAAATGCCGATACCAGCATGATTAGCGTTGATTCAGGCAGGTGAAAATTAGTAATCAAGGTATCAATAACCCGGAACTGATAGCCAGGATAAATAAAGATGCTGGTATCGCCAAAGAATGGCTCAATTAAATCTTGTTTGGCTGCCTGAGCTGCGCTTTCCAACGACCTAACTGATGTGGTTCCCACGGCAATCACTTTATTACCCCGGGCCTTACAGGCTAATACGGCATCAACTACCTGCTGTGGAACTTCTGCATACTCAGCATGCATTATATGCTGTTTAATATCATCAACCCGCACTGGCTGGAATGTTCCGGCTCCTACATGCAGAGTGACGAATTCCATATTAATCCCTTTGGCACGCAATGCTTCCAATAGCGGCTGATCAAAGTGTAAACCTGCCGTTGGAGCCGCAACTGCGCCAGGGCGCTGGCTGTAAACCGTTTGATAAAGCTCACGGTCAGCCTCTTCATCTGGCCTGTCAATATAAGGGGGTAATGGCATATGCCCGGCAGCGTTAAGAATCGTCAAAACATCGCGGCCATCGGTAAAATGAAGTTCAAACAGCGCATCGTGGCGGGCTGCCATAATAGCTGGAATAGATTCATCATCTCCCAATAGTAGTTCTGCTCCCGGTTTTGGCGCTTTAGAAGCGCGAACGTGAGCCAGAACTCTTCTGTCGTCCAGCACTCGCTCAACCAGAACCTCAATCTTTCCACCGCTGGCTTTTTTGCCAAACAGCCGAGCCGGAATCACCCTGGTATTATTAAATATCAGCAAATCACCCGGATTCAGCTTATTCAGCACATCAGTAAATGTGTCATCAGAAAGTGTGCCACTGATACCTTCAAGAGAAAGCATACGACAAGCGCTGCGTTCCGCCTGAGGGTAGCGAGCAATTAAGGATTCAGGAAGTTCAAATGAAAAATCAGTAACGCGCATAGGTTTTCTAATCTCAAAAAACAAGCGGCTTAGTCTAGAGCCAGTCGGATAAGGCTGCAACCTATAAGGCAATAAAAGTATAAGAAAACCAGCAATAATCGACATACTTCGCATCGCCGGAATATTAATCTTAATAATAAAGCATACCAGTGATGTCAGATTACACTATAATTAGCCCATGAATTTTCTCGCTCACCTCCATTTAGCCTCGCTGGCTGACAGTTCCCTGTTAGGAAATCTGCTGGCAGATTTTGTACGCGGTAACCCTGACGGAGAATATGCTCCGGAAGTGGTTAACGGCATCATGTTGCATCGACGTATCGATAAGCTTACCGATAACCTTGAACCGGTAAGAGAAGCGCGTCGCCTGTTTAGCCAACCTCACTATCG from Limnobaculum xujianqingii encodes:
- the secD gene encoding protein translocase subunit SecD, which gives rise to MLNRYPLWKYLMLVFVIGIGLLYALPNIYGEDPAIQITGVRGGTASTATLGQVEDALKQQNIVIKSAALEENGSLLVRFDNTDVQLRAREILAESLGNQFVIALNLAPATPAWLQTIGAEPMKLGLDLRGGVHFLMEVDMDTAMSKLQEQTQDSIESELHTEGIAYSEIVKSSNFGVEARFPDADTRTKAIDFLTPRHRDLIITPGSNNSFTTQMTAERLSEAREYAVQQNVNILRNRVNQLGVAEPVVQRQGADRIVVELPGIQDTARAKEILGATATLEFRLVNTSIDAASVLRGRDRSKSEVKYRRDNSPVVLYKKVVLTGDHITDSTSSSDEYGRPQVNISLDSAGGNIMSNFTKDSIGKNMATVFVEYKDSGKKDANGRSILEKQEEVINVATIQSRLGNSFRITGIDNAAEARQLSLLLRAGALIAPIQIVEERTIGPSMGQQNITQGLEACFWGLMVSVIFMLLVYRVFGLMASAALVVNVILIVGTMSLLPGATLSMPGIAGIVLTVGMAVDANVLINERIKEELKNGRSVQQAIHEGYKGAFSSILDANLTTLITAAILYAVGTGSIKGFAITLSIGVLTSMFTAIVGTRAIVNLAYGGKRITKLSI
- the tgt gene encoding tRNA guanosine(34) transglycosylase Tgt; this encodes MKFELQTKDGRARRGRLVFERGTVETPAFMPVGTYGTVKGMTPEEVKDTGAQIILGNTFHLWLRPGQEIMRKHGDLHDFMQWHGPILTDSGGFQVFSLGDIRKITEEGVHFRNPINSDSIFLSPEKSMEIQYDLGSDIVMIFDECTPYPADWDYAKRSMEMSLRWAKRSRQRFDELNNKNALFGIIQGSVYEDLRDVSVKGLVEIGFDGYAVGGLAVGEPKEDMHRILEHVCPQIPEDKPRYLMGVGKPEDLVEGVRRGIDMFDCVMPTRNARNGHLFVTDGVVKIRNAKHKDDTSTLDEHCDCYTCRHYSRAYLHHLDRCNEILGARLNTIHNLRYYQRLMAGLREAIEQGTLERFVTDFYERIGKAVPPLAK
- the queA gene encoding tRNA preQ1(34) S-adenosylmethionine ribosyltransferase-isomerase QueA yields the protein MRVTDFSFELPESLIARYPQAERSACRMLSLEGISGTLSDDTFTDVLNKLNPGDLLIFNNTRVIPARLFGKKASGGKIEVLVERVLDDRRVLAHVRASKAPKPGAELLLGDDESIPAIMAARHDALFELHFTDGRDVLTILNAAGHMPLPPYIDRPDEEADRELYQTVYSQRPGAVAAPTAGLHFDQPLLEALRAKGINMEFVTLHVGAGTFQPVRVDDIKQHIMHAEYAEVPQQVVDAVLACKARGNKVIAVGTTSVRSLESAAQAAKQDLIEPFFGDTSIFIYPGYQFRVIDTLITNFHLPESTLIMLVSAFAGYSNTMRAYQQAVEKQYRFFSYGDAMFITRNPEAINEIPGGKS
- the yajC gene encoding preprotein translocase subunit YajC, yielding MSLFISDAVAAAGAPAQGSPYSLVIMLVVFGLIFYFMILRPQQKRAKDHKNLMSSITKGDEVLTTGGLVGRVSKVSDTGYIVIALNDTTEVTIKRDFVAAVLPKGTMKAL